A single genomic interval of Lacrimispora sphenoides JCM 1415 harbors:
- a CDS encoding ABC transporter ATP-binding protein, translating to MLEIKDLRKKFGKFHALNGLDLRIPQGSLYGFVGPNGAGKTTTIKIMTGLLFADSGQVMIDGVDVSGGLDKLKMKIGYVPDFFGVYDNLKVNEYMEFFASCYGIDGLKGRTRYMTLLEQVGLEDKVNFYVDSLSRGMKQRLCLARALIHDPLLLVLDEPTSGLDPRTRFEFKEILKELKEQGKTIFISSHVLSELSELCTDIGVIDQGKMILSGSMEEILRRVNATNPLIISVLGNKDKALTILKSQPCVQTIAVKDEDIRVNFIGDNQDEALLLQQLVDAEVLVHGFYREQGSLESLFMQITDHDKEKAVLVHEIESGL from the coding sequence ATGTTAGAGATTAAGGATTTGCGGAAAAAGTTTGGAAAATTCCATGCCTTAAACGGCCTGGATCTTCGTATCCCCCAGGGATCTCTTTATGGCTTCGTAGGACCTAACGGAGCAGGAAAGACCACCACCATCAAGATCATGACAGGGCTTCTTTTTGCCGACAGCGGCCAGGTGATGATCGATGGCGTGGATGTGTCCGGGGGATTAGATAAATTAAAAATGAAAATCGGCTATGTGCCGGATTTTTTCGGCGTATATGACAATTTAAAAGTCAACGAATATATGGAGTTTTTTGCTTCCTGCTATGGAATCGACGGGCTTAAGGGCAGGACCCGGTATATGACCCTTTTAGAGCAGGTAGGGCTGGAGGATAAGGTGAATTTTTACGTAGACAGCTTATCGAGAGGTATGAAGCAGCGGCTCTGCCTGGCAAGGGCTCTGATCCACGATCCCCTTTTGCTGGTCCTTGATGAACCGACCTCAGGGCTGGACCCAAGAACCAGGTTTGAATTTAAGGAGATCTTAAAGGAATTAAAGGAACAGGGGAAGACCATATTCATCAGTTCCCATGTACTTTCCGAGCTTTCCGAGCTGTGTACGGACATTGGGGTCATTGACCAGGGAAAGATGATCTTAAGCGGCAGCATGGAGGAGATTCTACGCAGGGTCAATGCTACCAACCCTCTGATCATTTCTGTTCTTGGAAATAAGGATAAGGCGCTGACCATCTTAAAAAGCCAGCCCTGTGTCCAGACCATAGCGGTGAAAGACGAGGACATCCGGGTGAATTTCATTGGAGATAACCAGGATGAGGCTCTTCTTTTGCAACAGCTGGTGGATGCCGAGGTGCTGGTACATGGTTTCTACAGGGAGCAGGGAAGCTTGGAATCCCTGTTTATGCAGATCACGGATCATGATAAAGAAAAGGCGGTGCTTGTACATGAAATTGAATCCGGTTTATAA
- a CDS encoding sensor histidine kinase, with protein sequence MKSDLNRRFHTRVIANIFYSAVVTVLIEIFLVTNVSLVASYMRNTQKDNAFVEMLTSFDVVVILIYVIFGIGIFTVTFLLLQEKSMRYISRISDAMQSISEGDLNITVDIEGDDEFSVMAASLNKMVEDLRGLMDKEREAERTKNELITNIAHDLRTPLTSIIGYLELLSGETKLDPEVQKKYIGIAYVKTKRLEKLIEDLFGFTKLNYGKISMHVAKVDVVKLLSQLLEEFYPSFVDKNLSYELQSNVPAQMISADGNLLARLFDNLINNAIKYGADGKRILVKVHGSEELVTIQVINYGYVIPEEELPLIFNKFYRVEQSRSTNTGGTGLGLAIAKNIVDMHGGTIHVTSDLSGTVFTIKLQVDFDINKENFGKIG encoded by the coding sequence TTGAAAAGTGATCTTAACCGTCGTTTTCATACCCGGGTCATTGCCAATATTTTTTACAGTGCAGTCGTCACGGTCCTGATCGAGATATTTCTGGTAACCAATGTATCTTTGGTAGCCTCCTACATGAGAAACACACAAAAGGATAATGCATTTGTTGAGATGCTCACATCCTTTGATGTAGTAGTGATCCTGATTTATGTGATTTTCGGGATCGGAATATTCACGGTCACCTTTCTCCTTCTCCAGGAAAAGTCCATGCGTTACATCAGCCGGATTTCTGATGCCATGCAGAGCATTTCTGAGGGAGATTTAAATATTACGGTTGACATTGAAGGGGATGATGAATTCTCTGTCATGGCTGCCAGTTTAAATAAGATGGTGGAAGATTTAAGAGGCCTCATGGATAAGGAACGGGAAGCGGAGCGTACCAAGAACGAGCTTATTACCAATATTGCTCATGACTTAAGGACACCCTTAACCTCCATCATCGGGTATCTGGAACTTTTGTCCGGAGAAACTAAGCTTGATCCGGAAGTCCAGAAAAAGTACATAGGGATTGCATACGTAAAGACAAAGCGGCTGGAAAAGCTGATTGAGGACTTATTCGGATTTACAAAGCTGAACTATGGGAAGATCTCCATGCACGTAGCCAAGGTGGACGTGGTGAAGCTCTTAAGTCAGCTGTTGGAAGAATTTTATCCCAGTTTTGTGGATAAGAACCTATCTTATGAGCTTCAAAGCAATGTTCCCGCCCAGATGATCTCGGCGGATGGCAACCTTCTGGCCCGTCTGTTTGACAATCTGATCAACAATGCCATCAAATACGGAGCGGATGGAAAGCGCATCCTGGTAAAGGTCCATGGCAGCGAAGAACTGGTTACCATTCAGGTGATCAATTACGGTTACGTGATCCCGGAGGAAGAGCTGCCTCTTATCTTCAATAAGTTTTACCGCGTGGAACAGTCCCGGTCTACCAATACAGGGGGAACGGGGCTGGGGCTTGCCATTGCAAAGAATATTGTGGATATGCACGGCGGAACCATTCATGTGACCAGTGATTTATCCGGAACGGTATTTACGATTAAGCTGCAGGTGGATTTTGATATTAATAAAGAGAACTTTGGAAAGATAGGGTGA
- a CDS encoding ABC transporter permease has translation MKLNPVYKRETTVSSRSFRLALILAIFNTILALVVLLNMYSVVERVKLTAEIQYSSFTNLYIFVAAVEFVMLMFIMPALTAGSISGERERQTLDLLLTTTLKPWEIIWGKFTSSFSTMFLMIMSSFPLLAVSFVYGGVMIYDVVLLLFCYLAVALLCGSMGICFSTLFKRSTIATVVSYGVLVLIGAGTYAVNVFALSMARMNISSTYAMTVGGMADQTSSGACLYLLLLNPVATFYAMINGQTGDSQVVRSLNSWFGPHPDNFIMENWVVLSIFIQLALAAIFMFIAVKAISPSKGKKIRKIK, from the coding sequence ATGAAATTGAATCCGGTTTATAAGCGGGAGACAACGGTCAGCTCCAGAAGCTTCCGTCTTGCGCTGATCCTGGCGATTTTTAATACGATTCTGGCTTTGGTAGTTTTGCTTAATATGTACTCCGTAGTGGAGCGGGTAAAGCTGACTGCGGAGATCCAGTATTCTTCATTTACCAATTTGTACATATTCGTGGCTGCAGTGGAATTTGTAATGCTGATGTTCATCATGCCGGCGCTGACCGCAGGAAGCATCAGCGGAGAGAGGGAACGCCAGACTCTTGACCTTCTTCTTACCACGACCTTAAAGCCATGGGAGATCATATGGGGAAAGTTTACCTCATCCTTTAGCACCATGTTCCTCATGATCATGTCCAGTTTTCCTCTTCTGGCCGTATCCTTTGTATATGGGGGAGTGATGATTTATGACGTAGTACTCTTGCTTTTTTGCTACCTGGCAGTGGCCCTTCTCTGCGGAAGCATGGGAATCTGTTTTTCCACCCTGTTCAAGCGGTCGACCATCGCCACAGTAGTAAGCTATGGAGTTCTGGTCCTCATTGGCGCAGGTACCTATGCGGTCAATGTCTTTGCCCTTTCCATGGCCCGGATGAACATAAGCAGCACCTATGCCATGACTGTGGGAGGTATGGCGGATCAGACCAGTTCCGGTGCATGCTTGTATCTGCTTCTGCTAAACCCGGTAGCTACCTTCTATGCAATGATCAATGGTCAGACAGGGGATAGTCAGGTGGTAAGAAGTTTAAACAGCTGGTTCGGCCCTCATCCGGATAACTTTATCATGGAAAACTGGGTGGTCTTAAGCATTTTTATCCAGCTGGCCCTGGCTGCAATATTCATGTTCATCGCCGTAAAGGCCATTAGTCCGTCTAAAGGAAAAAAGATAAGAAAAATAAAATGA